In Cicer arietinum cultivar CDC Frontier isolate Library 1 chromosome 1, Cicar.CDCFrontier_v2.0, whole genome shotgun sequence, one DNA window encodes the following:
- the LOC101512125 gene encoding pentatricopeptide repeat-containing protein At1g11290, chloroplastic-like: MLYFNIVKIRNIKPFQTRLFNTTSSILDLCTKPQHLQQIHARFFLHGLHQNTSLSSKLIDSYSMLGYLNSSHKLFYYTENPDSLLYNAFLRNLFQFGEYEKTLFLYKEMVEKSLCPDEDCCVSVLRSLFYVYHEQWVITMVHGLIVKLGMDVFDLVGNGLIELYGFFNGHELFERKSVTGLSFWNNLIFEAFESGKIVESFQLFCRMREENIQPNSVTLINLLRGTVELNSLKMGQALHSLVVVSNLCEELTVNTALLSMYVKLGSLKDARLMFEKMPEKDVVVWNIMISAYSGKGFPKESLELVYCMVRLGIRPDMFTAIPAMSSITQLRFNEWGKQMHTQVIRNGLDYQVSVHNSLVDMYSTCDDINSAQKIFGFISAKTVVSWSAMIKGYAMHDRCLEALSLFVEMKLSGIKVDFVIVINILPAFAKIGALHYVRYLHGYSLKTNLHSLKSLKTSLLSSYAKCGCIEMARKLFDEEKSNHKDIIAWNSMITAYSNHGEWFQCFQLYDEMKLSNVKPDQVTFLGLLTACVNSGLVEKGKEIFKEMVEIYCYQPSKEHNACMVDLLGRAGKIDEASKIIETNPLNSDARVYGPLLSACKMHSETDFAELAAQKLINMEPKNAGNYVLLSNIYAAAGKWDKVAKMRGFLRDRGLKKTPGCSWLELNGQVHEFRVADQSHPRSEDIYSVLKVLELEADMEDDVELFFEPPTHLAM, translated from the coding sequence ATGCTCTACTTTAACATTGTCAAAATCCGAAATATTAAACCTTTCCAAACAAGGTTGTTCAATACAACCTCTTCTATATTAGATCTCTGCACCAAACCACAACACCTTCAACAAATCCATGCAAGGTTCTTCCTCCATGGCCTCCACCAAAACACTTCTCTTTCCTCCAAACTCATTGATTCTTATTCCATGCTTGGATACCTCAATTCATCTCACAAACTTTTTTACTACACTGAAAACCCTGATTCACTTCTCTACAATGCATTCCTTAGAAACCTTTTTCAGTTCGGTGAATATGAAAAGACCCTTTTTTTGTATAAAGAAATGGTTGAGAAATCATTGTGCCCTGATGAAGATTGTTGTGTTTCTGTTTTGAGATCTTTGTTTTATGTGTATCATGAACAATGGGTGATTACGATGGTTCATGGGCTCATTGTGAAATTGGGTATGGATGTATTTGATTTGGTGGGAAATGGCTTGATAGAATTGTATGGTTTTTTTAATGGACATGAACTGTTTGAAAGAAAGTCTGTGACAGGATTGAGTTTTTGGAATAACTTGATTTTTGAGGCTTTTGAAAGTGGGAAAATTGTTGAAAGCTTTCAATTGTTTTGTAGGATGAGAGAAGAGAATATACAACCCAATTCAGTTACTTTAATTAACTTGTTAAGGGGAACTGTTGAGTTAAACTCATTGAAGATGGGGCAAGCTCTTCATTCTTTGGTTGTTGTGAGTAATTTGTGTGAGGAACTAACTGTGAATACTGCGTTGTTGTCAATGTATGTTAAATTGGGCAGTCTAAAAGATGCAAGGTTGATGTTTGAGAAAATGCCTGAGAAGGATGTTGTAGTTTGGAACATAATGATTTCAGCATATTCTGGGAAAGGTTTCCCTAAGGAATCCTTAGAGCTTGTTTATTGTATGGTTAGGTTGGGGATTAGACCTGACATGTTCACGGCAATCCCTGCGATGTCTTCAATCACACAGTTGAGATTTAATGAGTGGGGGAAGCAAATGCACACACAAGTGATAAGAAATGGTTTGGATTATCAGGTTTCCGTTCATAATTCTCTTGTTGACATGTACTCCACATGCGACGACATAAATTCGGCACAGAAGATTTTTGGTTTTATATCGGCCAAGACTGTGGTTTCATGGAGTGCAATGATCAAAGGGTATGCAATGCATGATCGGTGTCTCGAGGCTCTTTCTCTATTTGTAGAAATGAAGTTGAGTGGTATTAAAGTTGACTTTGTAATAGTCATTAACATCTTACCTGCATTTGCAAAGATAGGGGCATTGCATTATGTAAGATACTTACATGGTTACTCATTGAAAACCAACCTCCATTCACTCAAATCGCTTAAGACATCGCTTCTTAGCAGCTACGCAAAATGCGGTTGCATAGAAATGGCTAGAAAGCTTTTCGATGAAGAGAAAAGCAATCATAAAGATATAATTGCATGGAACTCTATGATCACTGCATATTCTAACCATGGAGAGTGGTTTCAATGTTTTCAGTTGTATGACGAAATGAAACTATCGAATGTTAAACCAGACCAAGTAACTTTTCTTGGACTACTCACAGCTTGTGTTAATTCAGGCCTTGTGGAAAAGGGCAAGGAGATTTTCAAGGAGATGGTGGAAATATACTGTTACCAACCTAGTAAGGAACACAATGCTTGTATGGTTGATCTATTAGGACGCGCTGGAAAAATTGATGAAGCAAGCAAAATAATAGAAACTAATCCATTAAATTCAGATGCCAGGGTTTATGGTCCCTTATTAAGTGCCTGTAAGATGCATTCGGAAACCGATTTCGCAGAACTTGCTGCTCAGAAGCTCATAAATATGGAACCTAAAAATGCTGGAAACTATGTATTATTGTCCAATATATATGCTGCAGCAGGAAAATGGGACAAAGTTGCTAAAATGAGAGGTTTTCTTAGAGATAGAGGACTAAAGAAAACACCAGGTTGTAGCTGGCTAGAGTTGAATGGACAAGTGCACGAATTTCGTGTTGCAGATCAATCTCATCCAAGATCAGAAGATATATATTCTGTATTGAAAGTTTTGGAGTTGGAAGCAGACATGGAGGATGATGTTGAACTCTTTTTTGAACCTCCTACTCATTTAGCTATGTGA
- the LOC101511813 gene encoding large ribosomal subunit protein uL14mz-like, whose product MAASFASRCSRVGRSLFGGLSNNSPGLFTTSHEMTCNNYFSQQQRTFIQMRTVLKVVDNSGAKKVMCIQALKGKKGARLGDTIVASVKEAHPNGKVKKGKVVYGVVVRAAMQKGRCDGSEVKFDDNAVVLVDKQGQPIGTRVFGPVPHELRKKKHVKILTLAGHIA is encoded by the exons ATGGCTGCAAGTTTTGCTTCCAGATGTTCTCGTG TTGGCCGTTCTCTTTTCGGTGGATTAAGCAACAATTCCCCTGGTCTATTTACCACGTCACATGAGATGACATGCAACAATTATTTTTCTCAG CAACAACGCACCTTCATACAGATGAGGACTGTTCTCAAGGTTGTGGACAATTCTGGGGCTAAAAAGGTGATGTGCATACAAGCATTGAAAGGGAAGAAAGGAGCAAGATTAGGTGATACGATAGTAGCATCAGTGAAGGAAGCACATCCCAATGGAAAAGTGAAGAAGGGAAAGGTTGTATACGGGGTAGTTGTTCGCGCTGCAATGCAAAAGGGGAGATGTGATGGCAGTGAGGTCAAGTTTGATGACAATGCCGTGGTGCTTGTTGACAAGCAAGGGCAGCCTATAGGGACTCGAGTTTTTGGACCAGTTCCTCATGAGTTGAGGAAAAAGAAGCATGTCAAGATCCTTACATTAGCAGGGCATATTGCATAG